Part of the Varibaculum massiliense genome is shown below.
CCAAAGGCAGCGGCGCTGCGCACAATCGCCCCCAGGTTATGTGGGTCGGTTACCCCATCTAGCAGCACAATCAACGGCTTAGTGTGATTTTTTTCGGAATTTTCAAAAAGCGCAGCTAAATCCGTGTACTCAAACTCGGGCACTTCCAGAGCAACCCCCTGGTGGACTGCGCCCTCGGTAGCTAGATCCAAATCGGAGCGGGGAACTTCCACGATGGGTGCCCCTTGCGCACTGGCTTTGGCGAGTAGCAGGGACAGTTTTTTATTAGCCGCCAGATTACCTGCCACGAACACCCGGGTCACGGGGATATCAGATTCCAAGGCTTCCAACACCGGGTTGCGTCCGGCAATCAGTTGATGCCCGCGTCGCACCTGGATTAGGGAACGTTTGGCACGTGCCTTACGTTGGGCTGCCTGCGTTTCTTCGCGTCGCTCTTTTTGGATACGGGCGCGATAAGCCGCGTGGTAAGGGCGATTCTCTGCTTTCGGCGTGGGGCCTTTCGCCCGCAACCCGCGTTTATTGCCGCCGCTACCTTTAGGAGCGCCCTTCTTATCACTGCGTTTCATTCTGCCGTGGTGATCTCCGCGAAGTGCCATGTCAACCCCTAACCTAAATGCCAAGTGGAGCCGCTAGCTCCGTCCTCAATGACTATCCCGGCCGCGCTTAAGCGGTCGCGGATCCCGTCCGCGCGCGCCCAATCTTTTTCTTTGCGTGCTTGAACTCGCTGTTCCAGCTGGTCAGCGACCAGTTTTTCTAAGGCAGCGGCGGCGGCAGAATCATTACCACTGTCTGCTTCCCACCATTGCTCAGAGAGAGGATCTAGTCCCAAGACCTCTAGCATGGCGCGAATTTGGATGGCAACCTTTGCGCCCTCGTCAGTTTTCCCGCCTTCAAAAGCGGTATTTGCCTGCTTGATTTTCTCGTGTATCACGGCTTGAGCAGCCGCGATATTTAGATCATCGTCCATAGCTTCACAAAAAGCTTCCGGGAGGAGGGCAGCTGCTAACTCTTGAGGGCTCGCTTGACCGACTTCGGGAGCCACCTGGGCAAAGCGCGCCAGGGAAGAGGCAAACTTGTTCCAGGTTTCACCCGCCTGCTCCAAGGTTTCTGGGGAATACTCCACAGTCGAACGGTAGTGAGTAGTTCCCAAGGCCAAGCGAAGCACCGCCGCCGGCGTGGTCTTCAAAATCTCCGACACCACCAGGGAGTTCCCCAGCGATTTCGACATTTTTTCACCTTTAATAGTTACCCAGGCGTTATGCATCCAGTATTTAGCGAAAGGCCAACCGGCACCATGAGATTGCGCCTGCTCATTTTCGTGATGCGGGAAACGCAGGTCAATGCCGCCCCCGTGGATATCGAAGGCTTCACCCAGGTAGCGCCGCGACATCGCTGAACACTCTAAATGCCAGCCGGGACGTCCTTTACCCCAGGGCGAATCCCACTTGGCGGTTTCAGGTTCGCTGTCTTTCGCTGCTTTCCAGAGGGCGAAGTCGCGCGGATCGCGTTTGCCCGCCTCTATTTGGCTATCAATTTGGCTCTCGTCCTCGGTAGTGCGCATATCAGAGAGCTTTTGCCGGGTAAGCGAGCCGTAATCCTTTAACGATTTAACATCGAAATAGACGTTTCCGTTCCCGTCACTATAGGCGTGACCAGCATCGATAAGACGCTGGGTGAGAGCGATTTGTTCAGGAATCTGCCCGGTGGCACGCGGTTCATAGGTGGGAGGCAGCACTCCCAGGGCGCGATAGGCAGCGGCGAACTCTTGCTCGAAGCGATAGGCCCACGCCCACCAATCCCAACCGGCCTCCGCGGATTTATTTAAGATCTTGTCGTCAATATCGGTCACGTTACGCACATAAGTGACCTGATAGCCACTGCGACGCAACCACCGAATCAGCACATCAAAGGCAATTGCCGAACGCACATGCCCAATATGGGGAGACCCTTGCACGGTGGCTCCACACAGGTAAATTCCTACATGTCCGGCCTTGACCGGCTCGAAGTCCACGATGCGGTGACGGGCGGAATCATAAATTCGAAGGCTCATGTTCCCATGGTATCGGCAAGCACCCCCTTGCCCGAAGTTTCCCCCGGTTTTCCTACCCGCGTCCTTATCTTTTAATCCTCGCCAAGATTTCACCGGATACGCCGGCGGCTACCAACTCGAGCGCAAGACGGATAAACTCGGATAGTAAGAGTGCAAACGCTGCCGAGTAAATCTCGTCCGCGACCTTGCAAAAATCCTTATTCGAGAGGAATAGTTCATGCCCGCACTGATTGTTGTCGGAGCCCAATGGGGAGACGAAGGAAAGGGTAAAGTCACCGACCTAGTTGGCCAGAGCGTTGACTGGGTGGTGAAGTTTAATGGCGGCAATAATGCTGGTCACACCATTGTAGTCGGGGATCAAAAGTTTGGTTTACACCTGATTCCTGCCGGCATCCTCTCCCCCACGGTCACCCCGGTAATCGGTAACGGAGTGGTAGTTGACCTGGAAGTAATGTTCGCCGAAATCAAGATGTTGGAAGAGGCCGGGGTCGACTGTTCCCGGCTAAAGGTTTCGCTCAACGCCCACATCATTCCCCCGTACAACAAGGTGATGGATGGACTGGCGGAACGCTCCTTGGGGGAGCGCAAGATCGGTACCACCGGACGCGGGATTGGTCCAACTTATGCAGATAAGATGAACCGGATTGGTCTGCGCATCCAGGATTTATTTGACGAATCAATTTTGCGGCAGAAAGTTCGCTCCGCTCTGTCGGGTAAGAACTTTGTAATCGAAAAACAGTTCGGTGAAGAACCTATCGATCCCGAAACTATTTCTGACCAGCTGCTTTCTTATGCCGATAAAGTACGCCCCATGGTTTTTGACTGCACCACAGAGCTCAACCTGGCTCTAGATCGCGGGGAAACTATCCTCTTAGAGGGCGGTCAAGCCACCATGTTGGATATTGATCATGGCACCTATCCCTTCGTGACCTCCTCGTCTTGTACCGCGGGCGGTGCCTGCTCCGGGTCGGGAATCGGGCCGACTCGCATCAACAGAGTTATCGGGATTGCCAAGGCCTACACTACTCGCGTAGGCGAAGGACCTTTCCCTACGGAACTTTTTGGTAAAGAGGGCGAAGAACTGCGGCAATCAGGCGGAGAGTTCGGGGTAACTACCGGACGTCCGCGGCGTACTGGCTGGTTCGATTCGGTAGTTGCTCGCTACGCCGCTCGGGTCAATGGGCTTACTGACTTGGTGATTACCAAGCTGGATGTGCTCTCTAGGTATGACGAAATTCCGGTTTGTGTAGCTTATGACGTTGATGGTCAGCGTTTTGATGATCTCCCCGCGGATCAGACTGCTTTCCACCATGCCCAGCCGATTTACGAAATGCTGCCAGGCTGGCACGAAGATATCAGCGCCTGCAAGACCTTCGCAGATTTACCGGTAAAGGCACAGGAATATATTCATCGCCTAGAAGAGCTCTCCGGATGCCGCATTAGCGTAGTCGGGGTAGGACCTGACCGCGAAGAAACTATCGTGCGCCATCAGTTGCTGGATTAGTTTTCACTGGCATTAAGTTGCTCATCTGACACGGCTATTTCTAGGTAGCGCGGCGCGGTTTGCGCTGAAAACCGCTCCCATAATCTATCGTGGCTGTTGTATAGACTACGCGATTTCGTTGGAGGTCAGATGAGTAAGAACGAGCCGGATAATGACTTCACTACCCGCACCTGGTTCGTGGGAGAAGCAGGTGATGAGGAGCAGGCTCCCGAAGATACCTTAATCCCCGGTGAGCAGGCGGCTGCTGCTTCCTCTGGCAACGATTCTTTGATTGCGGGCGATGGGCTGAGCGCAGCTCCCCCTGCCCTGGATAAGGAAGAGTTACCCTCCGACCAGCTCAGTCACACAGATAGCGTAATTGCTGGTACTGACGAGAAACACGATGATTTAGCAGCCGGGAAGGCAGACGAGGTAGCTGCCGAGCCAGTCGCTAAGACTCCGACCCCGGAAGTACCGGCAACTCCGGACAGTGAGGGCGAAAATGTGACTCCCCAACCGTTAGAACGTAAGTCGCTTAGCGAACGTGCCGTGGAGCTTGAGGAGGATACTACTGATACTCCCCAACCTGAAACGCTCACTGAAAGCGAGGTTGAAAGTACCGCTGACCGGCGTTATTCCTTACTGAACAGTTCAGAAGACATTCCAGAATCGGCCGCGGAGGAGGCTCCCCACTGGGATTCCGTAGAGGAAACCGAACCGGAGGAAGTGCTGACCACTGCCGAGCGGGAAAAGAGTTTCGAGGACACAATTTTCGAGGGCGCGACAGTTAAACCCACCGTACCTTCGCGGGCAGCAGCCCATATTTGGTCATTACTACTTTTCTTGGTACTAGTACCGCTCAGTTGGTACCTAATTTTTGATGTGGCTACCCGTTTAAGTAACCGCAACGAAGATATGCTCCTGCCAGCTTCCACTTTGAATGTTGGACAATGGGTAGAGCTGGTAGCGGCGGTAATCGTAGTGTTCTTACTGATTCTGGTGGCCAGGTTCTCTTCTCTGGGGGCTTTCGTTACTGGATTGGCACTTACTGTGGCTGGTGGATTCTTTATGGTGAATCCCTCCGGTACCGCTCATGCCTTAAAACCGCTGCTTACCGCCTTGGATAATGCGGGACAGCAAGAGCATTTCTATCAGGCGCTGCCCTCTAATATCGCCCACCACTTAGCTTGGTCAGGCGGATCGGGAATGCTGCTATTTGCGGGTATTGCCCTGCTAGGGATGGGTTTGCTTTCACACACCGCGCGGCGTGCCGGTCGCAAAGACTACTTAGTTGAGCGAAAAGTTAAAGCCGCAGAAGAAAGCGATAAGAATAAAGAGGACTAGCTAACAGCCAGCGCACCTACACGGTGTTTTGTCTACCTAGGAGTAATCCCTTCCTATAAACGGGGGATTACAACCAGGTTCCCTTTAGGGCGGCAGCGCCAGTAAGAAAAGTGTTTTAGCAAATGTTTTGGGGGCGGCAACCAATATGGTTGCCGCCCCCAAGCGTTATTAAGCGTCAGATTTTAGATATGTTTCCCAGCTGCTAGCGAGCACGCCGCGCCAAGCGGTCAACATCAATCAAGGTGACTGCCCGCCCTTCGAGCCTAATCCATCCACGGGATACAAACTCGGCCAAGGACTTGTTTACGGTTTCGCGCGATGCCCCCACCAGCTGAGCTAGTTCTTCCTGGGTGAGATCGTGAGGTACGTGAATTCCGTCCTCGGTGCGAATCCCGAAACGATCGGCCAGATCCAGTAGCGCTTTGGCTACCCTGCCGGGTACATCCGAGAACACCAAATCCGCGAGCGTGCCATTGGTGCGCCGTAAGCGTTTCGCTAGGGCTTTCAACATGTGCTTCGCCAAAGAGGGGTTATCCTCCAGGAACGCCATCAAATCTGAATGGTTTAAGAAAACCAAGCGGGCAGGGGAAACCGCAGTAGCGGTAGTGGAACGCTGACCGGGATCAAAAAGGGTGAGCTCACCCAGAATTTCCCCGGGACCTAGCACTGCCAGCAGATTCTCGCGCCCATCTACGGACTGATGGGAAAGTTTTATTTTCCCCTCGGCCACGATGTACAAGCGATCGCCATCATCGCCCTCTTCAAATAGGTTTTCCCCACGTCGCAACGTGGTTTGCCCCATCATTGAGAACAGACGCATCTGTGCTTCCTGGTCAAGCCCCTCAAATAGGGGAATTCTAGCTATAAAGGACGAATCCAAACCAATCACTCCTTACACAAAACTCTTGATACCGATAAAACAGTACATACCGATATAACAGTACCCGCTTGCTGTGACTTATGCCACCTGAGAAACGGCGTGCCGAGAAAAAAGTTTTCTTTTCTCTAAAATACCTGCCACACCTGGGACTTCAATCCTTATTAACAGATTAAATAGGCAGGAAAAGCAGTTTCTAAATGTTCTTAAAAACAGTTTACTGGGCGATGGTCTGGCGCTGCACCCACTCGGATAGTTCCATTCGCTTGCCGGTATAGAAGGGAGTGTCTTGACGTACATGCAGGCGAGCTTCACAATCACGCTGCTGGCGCAGTACCCCCATTACTCGATTAATATCATCGGACTCCAAGGTCACTGACCATTCGTAATCGTTAAGCGCGAAAGTCGCCAAGGTGGAAACCGCTACATCCAGGTAGCCGGCACCATTGCGACCATGTTCAGCGAGCATAGCGCTGCGCTTAGCCTTCGGCAGGTAATACCACTCCAGGGAACGCACAAAGGGATAAACCGCCGCATAGGCACGCGGGGCCCAACCCCCGAAACAGGCCGGCAGATGCGGTTTATTAAACTCAGCAGTCATGTGAGCGCTCATAATTGACCACACCGGCACCAGGTGAGCTCCCAGGCGGGAATTCAACACCGCGTGATAGGCATCTTGCAGTTTGTCATTGGATTCATCCAGGAACCAGAACATCAGATCCGCGTCGGCGCGGTATCCGGCAACGTCATACCAGCCACGCACCGTTACTCCCAATTCGGAGATGGTTTCCTCTAGTTCGCGTGCCATGGCTGCCCGCTCTGCCTCCTCGGCAGGTAGCGGCAAGGCCAGCTCGAAAACCGCGTGCATAGAAAAGTTATTGCGCGCATTTACTTCGTCCGGATCCACCTTATGATCGCGAGGATCGGGGGACACATCATTGGGCATCGGATGAGCCATAATTTTCTCCTTTGGCTTTCTAATTTTGTTTTATTTCAAACTCTACTGGCAGGTCAGCGCCGTGTTTGCTGACCCGGGAATCTCCTGGCGGAGCCCATGCCGGCCACCGCGGTTCCAGGGCATCTGGGGCGTAGACGACCTCGCCACCGGCCTTTTCCCCCGCGCGCTCGGTCACCAAGTCCGCGAGTGCTCCTATAAAATCGGAATCAGTGCCCACCGTGGGCACCCGTAAATAATTAAGCCCCAGCTGGGCTGCGGTTTCTTTGGCCTCAGTATCCAGGTCATAGACCACTTCCATATGATCGCAGATAAACCCGATAGGTACACAGGCAACGTCGGTTATTCCCGCTGCTTTCAGCTGCGTCAACCGGTCATTAATATCGGGCTCTAGCCAGGGCATTTGGGGTGGCCCCGAGCGGGAGCAGAAGGACAAATCCCAAGGCAGCTCGCGCCCTAGTTCTTTAATGGCTCGCGCCACCACCTCGGCACATACTTGCTGGTGCTGTCGGTGATAATCAGGGCGGGAGTGATCGGTAGGACCGGAACATTCCTGCATGGCGCGGGGAATCGAATGGGTCACGAACGCTACGTAAGGAATCCGTCCAGTACTTTCTTCCATAGTGCGCACCGCATTTACCAGGCGTTTCGTATAGGCGCTCACGAAGCCTTCGGTAGTGTAGTAGGCGCGCACTTTGTCCAGTTCCAACGATAAATCCTGGGCTTGCAGCTGGGCTTTCGCAGCGGCTAAGTCTTCTCGGTACTGTCGGCATCCCGAATAGCAAACATAGGCGGAGGTGAAAATACAGAGTACCCGGGTAAGCCCCCGCATCGCTAAGTCACAAAGGGTGTCGTGAATAAAGGGGTGCCAGTTGCGGTTACCGATCACGACTTCGATTTCGTCTCCGCGCCGGCTGAGCTCTAACTCGAGGGCGCGGCGGATTTCCAGGTTACGAGCATTTATGGGGCTAATTCCGTGGAAACGTCCGTAGTGAGTGGAAACCTGTTTCAAGCGTTCATCGGGAACTCCCCGCCCGGAAGTAGCGTTGCGCATAAACGGCAACACGTCCTCCATTTGTCGCGGTCCGCCATAACTGACCACCATCACCGCATCGTATTGGGAAAGAACCTGACTCACTGTCCCTCCTTACCGGGGGTTTCCTGTTTCAAATCATCAACGCTCAAGCCGGTTACCGGACAGGCAGGTTCTGTATCTCCCGATCCCGCTGGAATATCCAAATCTAATCCCCACACTTGCTGGAGGGCGTTTACGTATTCACGCCCCATGCCCTCGCGTCCGGCGCGGTGGGCGTTGATAGTGGGGATATGTGCCAGGCGCGCCGCCAGATGTCGCAGCGCGTATTCGACTTCTTCGCGGGGAATGCTTTCCCCTTTCGGCAGGCGGGCGACCTCATCGGCCAGCACCTGGCGGAAACTATCGCGCAGCGCCACCACTACCGAATCCATCTGTCGATCCGCGAGCAGCGCTTCGGCTTCCTCTACTCCCTCGGTCACGATTTCTTCTGCCCGTTTTACCTGTGCTTTCCCCGCTTCAGGTACGTGGGCGCTAATTTCTTCTAGGTCGATTACCCGCACCCGCTCTAAATCGGCTATCCCGTCCTCGATATCGGTTTGTAAGGCCAAATCCAGAATGGTTTTTTCGCCGCTTGATAGCGCTAAAGCTCGCTGCACTTCCTCTTTGGTCAGTACCGGCGAGCCCATGCCACGGCAGGCAACAATCAAAGTCGCAGCTTCTAAAGCCGCCACCAGCTGATCTTTGGCAACCGGTTGCAAGTCATGCCCAGAGGCGAAACGCTCAGCTCGCCCAGAAGTAGAATAAACCGCGATATCTTGGACTCCTTTGGCGCGTAGGGCCGCCACTGCTGCTCCTGCATAGGAGCCGGTGCCAATCAAAAGCGTAGGGGTACCTGCCAGAGGATTTATGCGGGTGGTCGCCATCTCTAGGGCGCAAGCCACTACCGAACGCCCCTGGGAGGCGATTCCGGTTAGCTGCGCAACCCGACGGGAAGTACTGAGCGCTCCTTGGCAGGCGCGGGTGATAGTTGCCGAGGATACGCGTTGCTGGGTGGCAACTTTCAGGGCACGGCGCAACTGACCAGAGATTTCCCGCTCTCCCACCACCATGGAGTCCAGTCCGCAGGCTACCCGGAATAAATGTTCCAATACCTGGCGGTCACGGCGGATTTCACAGACGGTGCCGAGTCGGGATTGGATATAGCGATCTACCCCAGCTTGTTGCTCATCGGAGAGCGAAGGCGCGGTTTCGATAATGATTTCTACCCGGTTGCAGGTCGAAAGGGGCATAACTCCCAACACCTCGGGTAGGCGCTGGAGTAGATCTTGAGGAAGCCCCTCGGTGGTACTAGCAGCTGCCGCCACGGCGCTAAGCCCGTGCCGGAGATGATGTACCGAATAGGAAGAAAGACCCACGGGCTCATTAGACCATGTTTTTATTTTTCTAAAAGAACCGCCCAGTTTACCCCTAGTCACGCCCCAATTTTTTCTATTTTCGCAGTCCAGAGGATTAGCAAGGAAAAATAATCTGCCAGAGTGTCACTAAGAAACATCGTTTTTCGCAACAGACAGATGCGGAAAATGTGTCAGAAAAACCTTCTTTCCGGTTTCCCGGTCCCGGGTAATAGCCCGCCTTCCGCCGTTTGCTGCACTTGCTTGCGCCAGCCGAAAATGCCGGCGATGATGGAAATATGTCTGAGCAAAATTCTTTTCTAAAAGCAGTTCGCGGCCTGCGCCCCGAGAAAACTCCGGTTTGGTTTATGCGCCAAGCCGGGCGTTCCCTGCCGGAGTATCGCCGCCTGCGCTCTGATAACGATATGCTCACCGCCTGCACCACCCCTGACCTGGCTGCCGAAATCACCCTGCAACCGGTTCGCCGCTACGGGGTGGACGCCGCGATTTTCTTTTCCGATATTGTTACCCCGCTTTATCTGGCGGGCTTAGAGGTAGAGATTGTTCCCGGTAAAGGCCCGGTTTTTGCCGAGCCTATCCTGGAGCCTCAGGACGTTGACCGCCTCACCAGCCACAAAGGTTTTGATCCGGATTGTATTACCGAAGCTGCCCAGATTGCCTGCTCCGAGCTGGGTGAAACTCCCCTGATTGCTTTTGCGGCTGCGCCTTTCACTTTGGCGTCCTATCTAATTGGGAAAACCCGCTCGAAAAATCACCTGGAAGCGCGGGCTTTTATGCATTCCTATCCGGATGCCTGGAACCGGCTCGCCCGCTGGTGCGCCGATATGTCAGCGGCTTTCATTGCCGCCCAAATTGCCGGCGGGGCGCGCACTGCCCAAGTTTTTGATTCCTGGGTGGGCGACCTTTCGCGCGCTGACTATCAAACCTACTGCTCAGAGCATTCCCGGGTGGTTATTGATTCCGCCCATGCCCACGGGGTACCGGTGATTCACTTCGGGGTGGGGGCCGCCTCCTTGCTGGATTTAATGCGTGACGTAGGCGCCGAATGCATCGGGGTAGACTGGCGACTGCCCCTCGGCGAAGCCGTAAAGTTAATCGAACACGGCCCCGGCGACCGCTTTGCGGTGCAAGGAAATATCGATCCTGCGATTTTGTTTGCCTCTGCTCAGGTGCGCCGCGACCACGTCAATCAGGTTTTAGCGGAAGGCAAGAAAGCCGCCACCCATATCGTCAACCTGGGACACGGGGTACCCCCGAACGCTGACCCGGCGGTTTTACAAGAAATCGTCGACCAGGTACATGAATCGCGTTAAACGCTAAACCCGATTAACCTGGATAAACCCTCGCAACAGGCGAAAAACCAACGCCAACAACCCAAACATCACAAAGGACACTAGCTGACCGAGGATGATAGCTGCCTGGCCAATATCGTGTACCACACAATAGATGCCGGGGACTACCAGAAATAGCGCTGCACAAATCCAAAAGGTAACTTCCAGAGTGCGCAGATATTTAGTGACCGCAAGGCTGCTTTGCTTTTGAGAAATACTGTTGCGGGCAAAATTAAAGGTGAAAATGCAGGCTAATACCAGGGGTAGTAAAATTATCCACCCCACGATGCCCCAAATAGTACCGTCTTTAAATCCCACTTCTTCCGATAGTTCGCCAACCAAAAAGTATTCGGCAACCGCTGAAAGTATGACTAATACGCTGGCCGCTGCGCTAAAGGCGACCACCCACTTCGCAGTAGAGTTTTTCATTTTTAACCCTCCAACCTCGGATCAACGCTGCAAGCTCCGCGAATATATGTCTACATTCTATTTTTTTTGGCTTGATGTCAATAGTAATTTTTTACTTTCCATATGATTTATTTGTTTATTCATTAAGATATTTTATTGTTCCAGTTCTTGGGGCAAGCATTCTGACTATTACCTACTGGTGTCTGACCTACCGCTAAGCTAGTTTTATTAAGTAGCAACCCACGATATCGGAGATGCAATGCACGACCTAGCTGGATTAGCCGATTATGATGTTCTGGTTATCGGAGGGGGGCTGGCTGGATTAACCAGCGCCTATACTCTGCAAAAACAGGGCGCGCGGGTGGCGCTGATCGAGGAACGAGGACGCCCCGGCGGCCTAATCTGCTCGGGACGTTTCGGGGACTTCACCTTCGATATTGGCGCTGAGGCTTTCGCGGCAGGGGCGCAAGAAGTTAAAGATTTGTGCGGCGAACTAGATTTGCCGCTGGTCGCTCCCCGCGGTAAATCTTGGATTTTCCACCATGAACGTGCAGGCATTCCCGAGGGTGCCCTTCCGATTCCCCACGGAATGTTGGGGATTCCTGCCAGCCTGGATGATCCCGGGATTGTGGGGGCGCTTAGCGAAGCAGAAATGGAGCGCGCCCGCCAGGACTTAACTATGGGTCCGGAGGTGGGGGCAGAAGAAGCCACCGTCTCCGGTCTGGTAACTGCCCGCTTAGGTCAGGCAGTTTTAGAGAAAGTAGTCGCGCCCGTGGCCGGGGGAATCCACTCTGCCAGCACCGACCGCTTAAACGCCGACACCACCTTGCGCGGTCTGCGCCCGGCACTCAAAGAACACGGTTCCCTGGTGAAGGCAGTCGCAGCTTTGCGCGGACTGAAGCCGGGTAAACCGGCGGTACTTGCCCCTGAGGGAGGAATGTTCCGCCTGGTAGAAACCTTAGCGCAGCGTATTGAAGAGGGCGGGGGGCTGATTTTGCCCCATGTGCGCGCCCTCGACCTGGCACCGGTTGCAAATGAACCTGACGCCGCTGCCGGATCCGTTGCCGGGGGATCGGATCAGCCCGGCTCAGCAGGCTGGAAGGTAACGGTTTCTAACACTAAATCGGGGCCAACCCCGGGGGCGAGCCCTATAAATATCGGAGAGGCGGTCACCGTCACCGTGCCGCAGGTAGTAGTAGCACTACCAGGCTATTTAGCGGCGCCGATGCTTAGCAAAGTACCGGGTATTGCAGTCGGTGAGCTCCCGCAGGGCGGGCCCATCGCGCACGTAACTCTGTTTGTGGACTGCCCGGCCTTAGATGCTCATCCGCGTGGTTCGGGAATGTTAGTCCAGCGTCCGAGCAGTGAAGATATTGAAAATGGTTGCGTGGGGGCGAAAGCGATCACCCACTACACTTCTAAATGGCCGTGGGCGGAGGAAGCTGCCGGTAAAGGTCGCCATCTGCTCCGCGTGTCTTATGGTTGGGCGAATGGACCGGAGATTCCAGTATCGGTTGAGGGGGCATTGCAGGATGCTTCCCGGCTACTAGGGGTTCAGATTTCCCCGGATCAGCTGCTGGGTTCAATGATTATTCACTGGGATGGCTCCCTGCCGCCCTTCACCCCCAAGCATCGGGAAATGACCGCCAAGCTAC
Proteins encoded:
- a CDS encoding adenylosuccinate synthase, encoding MPALIVVGAQWGDEGKGKVTDLVGQSVDWVVKFNGGNNAGHTIVVGDQKFGLHLIPAGILSPTVTPVIGNGVVVDLEVMFAEIKMLEEAGVDCSRLKVSLNAHIIPPYNKVMDGLAERSLGERKIGTTGRGIGPTYADKMNRIGLRIQDLFDESILRQKVRSALSGKNFVIEKQFGEEPIDPETISDQLLSYADKVRPMVFDCTTELNLALDRGETILLEGGQATMLDIDHGTYPFVTSSSCTAGGACSGSGIGPTRINRVIGIAKAYTTRVGEGPFPTELFGKEGEELRQSGGEFGVTTGRPRRTGWFDSVVARYAARVNGLTDLVITKLDVLSRYDEIPVCVAYDVDGQRFDDLPADQTAFHHAQPIYEMLPGWHEDISACKTFADLPVKAQEYIHRLEELSGCRISVVGVGPDREETIVRHQLLD
- the cysS gene encoding cysteine--tRNA ligase translates to MSLRIYDSARHRIVDFEPVKAGHVGIYLCGATVQGSPHIGHVRSAIAFDVLIRWLRRSGYQVTYVRNVTDIDDKILNKSAEAGWDWWAWAYRFEQEFAAAYRALGVLPPTYEPRATGQIPEQIALTQRLIDAGHAYSDGNGNVYFDVKSLKDYGSLTRQKLSDMRTTEDESQIDSQIEAGKRDPRDFALWKAAKDSEPETAKWDSPWGKGRPGWHLECSAMSRRYLGEAFDIHGGGIDLRFPHHENEQAQSHGAGWPFAKYWMHNAWVTIKGEKMSKSLGNSLVVSEILKTTPAAVLRLALGTTHYRSTVEYSPETLEQAGETWNKFASSLARFAQVAPEVGQASPQELAAALLPEAFCEAMDDDLNIAAAQAVIHEKIKQANTAFEGGKTDEGAKVAIQIRAMLEVLGLDPLSEQWWEADSGNDSAAAAALEKLVADQLEQRVQARKEKDWARADGIRDRLSAAGIVIEDGASGSTWHLG
- the rlmB gene encoding 23S rRNA (guanosine(2251)-2'-O)-methyltransferase RlmB, whose product is MALRGDHHGRMKRSDKKGAPKGSGGNKRGLRAKGPTPKAENRPYHAAYRARIQKERREETQAAQRKARAKRSLIQVRRGHQLIAGRNPVLEALESDIPVTRVFVAGNLAANKKLSLLLAKASAQGAPIVEVPRSDLDLATEGAVHQGVALEVPEFEYTDLAALFENSEKNHTKPLIVLLDGVTDPHNLGAIVRSAAAFGASGVVIPGRRSASMNVTAWKASAGAAARLPIARVSNLVNAIKQCKEQGCFVLGLDGGGTSSVRESGLADGPLALVTGAEGEGISRLVKENCDLLTRIEISSDVESLNAAVATGIALFEVAAVRREKAAEN
- the hemE gene encoding uroporphyrinogen decarboxylase yields the protein MSEQNSFLKAVRGLRPEKTPVWFMRQAGRSLPEYRRLRSDNDMLTACTTPDLAAEITLQPVRRYGVDAAIFFSDIVTPLYLAGLEVEIVPGKGPVFAEPILEPQDVDRLTSHKGFDPDCITEAAQIACSELGETPLIAFAAAPFTLASYLIGKTRSKNHLEARAFMHSYPDAWNRLARWCADMSAAFIAAQIAGGARTAQVFDSWVGDLSRADYQTYCSEHSRVVIDSAHAHGVPVIHFGVGAASLLDLMRDVGAECIGVDWRLPLGEAVKLIEHGPGDRFAVQGNIDPAILFASAQVRRDHVNQVLAEGKKAATHIVNLGHGVPPNADPAVLQEIVDQVHESR
- a CDS encoding Crp/Fnr family transcriptional regulator, which produces MIGLDSSFIARIPLFEGLDQEAQMRLFSMMGQTTLRRGENLFEEGDDGDRLYIVAEGKIKLSHQSVDGRENLLAVLGPGEILGELTLFDPGQRSTTATAVSPARLVFLNHSDLMAFLEDNPSLAKHMLKALAKRLRRTNGTLADLVFSDVPGRVAKALLDLADRFGIRTEDGIHVPHDLTQEELAQLVGASRETVNKSLAEFVSRGWIRLEGRAVTLIDVDRLARRAR
- a CDS encoding glutamyl-tRNA reductase, whose amino-acid sequence is MTRGKLGGSFRKIKTWSNEPVGLSSYSVHHLRHGLSAVAAAASTTEGLPQDLLQRLPEVLGVMPLSTCNRVEIIIETAPSLSDEQQAGVDRYIQSRLGTVCEIRRDRQVLEHLFRVACGLDSMVVGEREISGQLRRALKVATQQRVSSATITRACQGALSTSRRVAQLTGIASQGRSVVACALEMATTRINPLAGTPTLLIGTGSYAGAAVAALRAKGVQDIAVYSTSGRAERFASGHDLQPVAKDQLVAALEAATLIVACRGMGSPVLTKEEVQRALALSSGEKTILDLALQTDIEDGIADLERVRVIDLEEISAHVPEAGKAQVKRAEEIVTEGVEEAEALLADRQMDSVVVALRDSFRQVLADEVARLPKGESIPREEVEYALRHLAARLAHIPTINAHRAGREGMGREYVNALQQVWGLDLDIPAGSGDTEPACPVTGLSVDDLKQETPGKEGQ
- the hemQ gene encoding hydrogen peroxide-dependent heme synthase, which encodes MAHPMPNDVSPDPRDHKVDPDEVNARNNFSMHAVFELALPLPAEEAERAAMARELEETISELGVTVRGWYDVAGYRADADLMFWFLDESNDKLQDAYHAVLNSRLGAHLVPVWSIMSAHMTAEFNKPHLPACFGGWAPRAYAAVYPFVRSLEWYYLPKAKRSAMLAEHGRNGAGYLDVAVSTLATFALNDYEWSVTLESDDINRVMGVLRQQRDCEARLHVRQDTPFYTGKRMELSEWVQRQTIAQ
- a CDS encoding ferrochelatase; the encoded protein is MSQVLSQYDAVMVVSYGGPRQMEDVLPFMRNATSGRGVPDERLKQVSTHYGRFHGISPINARNLEIRRALELELSRRGDEIEVVIGNRNWHPFIHDTLCDLAMRGLTRVLCIFTSAYVCYSGCRQYREDLAAAKAQLQAQDLSLELDKVRAYYTTEGFVSAYTKRLVNAVRTMEESTGRIPYVAFVTHSIPRAMQECSGPTDHSRPDYHRQHQQVCAEVVARAIKELGRELPWDLSFCSRSGPPQMPWLEPDINDRLTQLKAAGITDVACVPIGFICDHMEVVYDLDTEAKETAAQLGLNYLRVPTVGTDSDFIGALADLVTERAGEKAGGEVVYAPDALEPRWPAWAPPGDSRVSKHGADLPVEFEIKQN